Genomic segment of Alphaproteobacteria bacterium:
CAATCATAATTTCTGTGGTAGTAGAAACGCCTGGCAAAAACGGTGTGGACTCTTGCAGCACGCCATTTGCTAACGTATCGGTCAAACCGGGGCTTACGATAAATTGCGATCCGGCATCGACGGCTTGCTTAAATTGATCGGGCGTGGTGATTGTGCCAGCGCCTACAATCATGCCTTTAACGTGCTTTGCCACTTGGCGAATGGCTTCCAGTCCGGCTTCGGTGCGCAATGTTATTTCGATAACGCTGATACCGCCTTCTAATAATGCTTCGGCCAGCTTCACGCCATCATCCGCATTTTGCAATGTAACAACTGGAATAACAGGATTTTGTGCTAACATGCTGGCTAAAGAATTGGTCATTTTATGCTCTCTTGGTTTCTTGAAAAATTGATGCTGCACCTAAAAGTGCAGGGTTGTCATGGGGGGCGACAACATAAGTCGGTATCGCCGCTAAGTATTGTTGAAAACGTCCTTTGTTTTCAAACCTTGCACGAAATGGACTTTGGGCAAACATATCGCCAAAACGTGGCACTACGCCACCTGCTATATATATGCCGCCGCGTGCGCCCAGAGTAAGCGCTAAATCTCCGGCAAATCCGCCAAGAAAAGCACAAAACTGCATAATTGCATCGTGGCATATGCCGCATTCTCCCGCCAACGCCAAGCGGGT
This window contains:
- a CDS encoding bifunctional 4-hydroxy-2-oxoglutarate aldolase/2-dehydro-3-deoxy-phosphogluconate aldolase — translated: MTNSLASMLAQNPVIPVVTLQNADDGVKLAEALLEGGISVIEITLRTEAGLEAIRQVAKHVKGMIVGAGTITTPDQFKQAVDAGSQFIVSPGLTDTLANGVLQESTPFLPGVSTTTEIMIAREYGLEFLKFFPASLSGGAAAIKQFGGLFPDIRFCPTGGINLDNFNDYLRLKNVVCVGGSWVSPDSLINNANWGEITRLSQEALKAVKC